The genomic stretch AAGTGTTCTGATAAGAAGATAGGGATTTTGATAATGaatatcatttttgaattttcatgatGTGTTTCTATGCTGAGGAATTCATAAATTTGGTCGATGTTATTAATCGGGATATTTTGTTTTTCTAACTTCTCTAAAATGAACTCCGTTTCGTTATCATTTAGTATAGCTCTGGATAGAATTCCTATTCTTGATAATTgtataatttcaaaaatgtccCTAAGTTGGTTATTTAGTAAATCTAGATTAAGAAAAATATCATGAACTATACCCTTGAGGTGGTTTTCATACATCGCGTTGGCGTTATTGACAATATTTGAGATTCTTCTTAAGACTTCAATTTGGTTCTCGTTATCATGTTGGATTAGGTCGTTGATTTTTGTTTCGAATTGTTGGTTGATTCTAATTTGTCGGTTGTCATTGTCAGTAAGTGAGTTGGTCTTGATTTTAGAATTCTTGATAGCCTGTCGAATCAATTGTAAGTCGTTATCATTTAAATTTCCTGTTATTGATTTAATAAATGTTCCTAAAGGGTTTAAAATTCCTCTCTTTTGTCTACGAATGGGTTTTAATTGGTTGTAGTTGTCGGAAATTTGTTTAGTCCTGATGTCCAACATTTTGCGATATGGTTCGGTGAAATTGTGTCGTTCAAATTGGTGTATTGTGTATTTAAGTGTCGTAAAACTGCTTTCGAATTTTTCCAAGTCCACGATGTGGAGATGGAAATGTTGCGATGTGATAATTTTTGCTTCTCTCTCGCTGAATGCTATTATTCCCTCGTGTCGCGAGAGGTCTGTGATCGTCACTTCAGCCATAGCGTCAAGGGCTAATCTGGAATAGAAAAACTTTTGAGTTTCTTTCttagatatgttttttttttttttttggttaaaaaaagGTAAATTATTATCTATTATTTCCGCTGTGTCCTTATCTTGGTCTTATGGATTTTCCTTCCTTGGTCGTCGATTAGTGTTTTGTCCCGATTTCTCCTCACTAGATGTTACCGGTACTTATCTCTTTCCTAACTTTTTACTCCTTGATTAGTTATGTAAACAGTTTCATTAGGTTGAAGGATCGGATCAGgttctttatttttattgtgaaaTTCTAGGTCTTTTTTCTGTTCTCTTTTAAGGTTTTGTGTAGCTTCGtcataaattttatttcttttttcgattttttccgcCAATGTCTTTTTTGTTTACACCTACATGTTTGTCTTTGATGCATCGAAATATTTCACTTATTGTGGAGTGGAAACGCTCAACGATTCCATTGACTTCACTTGTATTCGAGGGCGTGAAATATATTTCGATGCCTAACTCTTCTAGCATACTTATAACTTCGATTGATTTAATGGCTGGTTCATTGTCGCTAACTATGAGCTTCGGCACTCCATAAGTTGAAATTAACTTAGTCAATCCTGACCGTATGTCGGGTATCGATCTGGATTTGATTGGTATGAAAATTCCAAACTTGGATAATTTATCCACTGccgaaagaaaaatatttgGATTACAAATGTAGATGTCGATATGCACTATGTCCAGGGGCTTCTGAGGAATTTGTGTTTTCGATAAATTAAGTTTGTATGGGTGTCTTTTATATTTTGCGATTTTGCAAGTTACGCACAAGGTT from Wyeomyia smithii strain HCP4-BCI-WySm-NY-G18 chromosome 3, ASM2978416v1, whole genome shotgun sequence encodes the following:
- the LOC129728013 gene encoding uncharacterized protein LOC129728013, whose product is MAEVTITDLSRHEGIIAFSEREAKIITSQHFHLHIVDLEKFESSFTTLKYTIHQFERHNFTEPYRKMLDIRTKQISDNYNQLKPIRRQKRGILNPLGTFIKSITGNLNDNDLQLIRQAIKNSKIKTNSLTDNDNRQIRINQQFETKINDLIQHDNENQIEVLRRISNIVNNANAMYENHLKGIVHDIFLNLDLLNNQLRDIFEIIQLSRIGILSRAILNDNETEFILEKLEKQNIPINNIDQIYEFLSIETHHENSKMIFIIKIPIFLSEHFQYIKFETLPFFNRTISTFYNLAVLSKTQTFAVKNDCTIVENYRICKRQEIVNITGDGCIDNALQGINASCPYEEHRNEMDIKPIDDHTLIIRNAVQPVLLDSDCNIKSRQIAGTLLFSYPNCSVSINGIEYDDRKTTDYHNIKTISTIGVNFQPTVVLNKPDLQQVNLLRIANLDHITKLRRDHTTLQHTTTGFLILFVAMTLGIAIRTMKKQLGWCITQRETSAEKTQHLQLQQNTQKFIFTTTKDHISNSNIPVGIHRRNHRTDHRTPR